A genomic window from Fusarium falciforme chromosome 2, complete sequence includes:
- a CDS encoding Mitochondrial thiamine pyrophosphate carrier 1 has product MLPLRQRLASLPRPTLFRRGNATLATPRQPLTGLRVLDMSRVLAGPYCAQILGDLGAEVIKIEHPTRGDDTRAWGPPYAPYLDGRSGQGESAYYLSVNRNKKSLALSFKEKAGVDIITKLVKNSDVLVENYLPGSLKKYGLDYESLAKINPRLIYASITGYGQSGPYSDRAGYDVMVEAEMGLMHITGPRDGPPVKVGVAVTDLTTGLYAVNSVLAAIIERGQSGQGQHLDVCLSDCQVATLSNMAQSVLVTGKRDGGRYGTSHPSVVPYRAFRTSDGDILIGGANDRLFGVLCNCLGKPEWASDERFSTNSSRVANREVLEKWIEDATKSKTTQEWLDIFEGTGLPYAKVNDLKDTLNHPHVTARGMVKELDHPALGKLKVLNSPVQYSRTGPSIRTPPPLLGQHTEEVLAEVLGLDAAEIEQLEHDQVVSIGCGEDEILQRSTSGTVVYSSMIDCFHKIAKQEGVGRFYRGILAPILMETPKRATKFTANDSWAKFYADVFQTRRRDQKLAILTGASAGATESIVVVPFELVKIRLQDKSSAARYKGVLDCAVKIVRESGPLGLYQGFESTVWRHIVWNAGYFGCIFQVRSLLPTAETKKGTMVNDLIAGSVGGTVGTLLNTPFDVVKSRIQSTTGAKETLPWVWTGILKVYREEGVTALYKGLVPKVVRFAPGGGIMLVVYSFMIDLLTSGE; this is encoded by the exons ATGCTACCTCTTCGACAGAGACTTGCGTCGCTGCCGCGGCCGACCCTGTTCCGCAGGGGCAATGCCACCCTCGCGACCCCGAGGCAACCTTTGACCGGACTTCGGGTTCTTGATATGTCCAGAGTGTTGGCTGGA CCATATTGCGCTCAGATCCTGGGTGACTTAGG AGCAGAGGTTATCAAGATCGAGCATCCTACGCGAGGTGACGACACGAGAGCTTGGGGACCACCCTACGCGCCATACTTGGACGGCCGAAGCGGGCAAGGCGAGAGCGCCTACTATTTATCG GTCAATCGAAACAAAAAGTCTCTCGCCCTCTCGTTCAAGGAAAAGGCCGGCGTCGACATTATAACCAAGCTTGTCAAGAACTCGGACGTCTTGGTCGAGAACTACCTGCCAGGCAGCCTCAAAAAGTACGGCCTCGACTATGAAAGTCTGGCAAAGATCAACCCCAGACTCATATACGCGAGCATCACGGGCTATGGCCAGTCGGGGCCGTACAGCGACCGTGCTGGATACGATGTCATGGTGGAAGC GGAAATGGGCTTGATGCATATCACAGGGCCCCGAGACGGACCTCCGGTCAAGGTCGGCGTTGCGGTAACGGATCTGACAACCGGTTTGTACGCAGTCAACAGTGTCTTGGCCGCCATCATTGAGCGAGGGCAATCCGGCCAGGGGCAGCATCTTGATGTGTGCTTGAGCGATTGCCAGGTTGCGACCCTATCAAACATGGCACAGTCGGTTCTGGTGACGGGCAAGAGAGATGGCGGTCGCTATGGCACATCTCATC CTTCGGTTGTCCCTTATCGCGCGTTCCGCACCAGCGACGGAGACATTCTGATTGGCGGCGCAAACGATAGGCTCTTTGGCGTTCTTTGTAATTGCCTAGGAAAGCCGGAGTGGGCGAGCGATGAGCGCTTCTCGACCAACTCGTCACGCGTAGCGAACAGGGAGGTTTTAGAGAAGTGGATAGAGGATGCGACAAAGTCCAAGACAACACAGGAGTGGCTTGACATCTTTGAGGGCACGGGTCTTCCATATGCCAAGGTGAATGACCTGAAGGATACGTTGAATCATCCACACG TTACGGCGAGAGGGATGGTTAAAGAGCTCGATCATCCGGCGCTAGGAAAGCTCAAAGTCCTCAACAGTCCAGTTCAATACTCAAGAACTGGACCATCTATACGAACTCCCCCGCCATTGTTAGGACAGCACACTGAGGAGGTCCTGGCTGAAGTGCTGGGACTTGACGCAGCTGAGATTGAGCAATTGGAGCATGACCAAGTT GTATCCATTGGATGTGGTGAAGACGAGATT CTCCAACGAAGCACGAGCGGAACCGTGGTTTACTCAAGCATGATAGACTGTTTCCACAAGATAGCCAAGCAAGAAGG TGTTGGCCGATTCTACCGAGGGATTCTGGCCCCGATCTTGATGGAGACCCCCAAGAG AGCAACAAAATTCACAGCAAATGACTCCTGGGCCAAGTTCTACGCCGACGTGTTCCAGACCCGGCGCCGAGACCAGaagctcgccatcctcacGGGCGCGAGTGCCGGCGCCACTGagtccatcgtcgtcgtacCTTTCGAACTAGTCAAGATACGACTTCAGGATAAATCTTCTGCAGCGAGGTACAAGGGCGTTCTCGACTGTGCTGTCAAGATCGTTCGTGAGTCTGGACCCTTAGGCCTGTACCAAGGCTTCGAGAGCACCGTGTGGAGGCACATTGTCTGGAACGCTGGCTACTTTGGGTGTATCTTTCAAGTGCGCTCTCTTCTTCCGACGGCTGAGACGAAGAAAGGTACCATGGTGAATGACCTCATCGCTGGTTCTGTGGGCGGAACAGTTGGAACGCTGCTCAACACGCCGTTTGACGTGGTCAAGAGCCGGATTCAGAGCACCACGGGTGCGAAGGAGACTCTGCCTTGGGTGTGGACTGGTATTCTGAAGGTTTACAGGGAG